One window from the genome of Chroococcidiopsis sp. TS-821 encodes:
- a CDS encoding sorbosone dehydrogenase family protein, producing MLLSFTTFLLVSHAAIAKANNAPQALRSDVKVRNIMYTLAASPSVRIAKDPRNNQLYYLKRNGEIYRVNLATSQSQLVYSRKDHQLSDTQGMAIGRDGAIYLVGNTNLTNSLTKATIVKGVVSGTGDRVWSILAETAGYPKSNTAYDHGFNGIVVGPANKYIYVNSGSRTDHGEIQSANGQFPNTREVGLTTCIFRLPANGKNIFLPNNRQILKSKGYVFAEGIRNTFDMAFAPNGDLFGAENGPDRDMPEELNWLRQGHHYGFPWRIGGADNPQQFPNYNPSKDRLLNPVFHAVKRGFYHNDPTFPKKPNRTLTEPIPNFGPHADSFRDPQDGKVKDASNLGRSLSTFTAHRSPLGLVFDTQKALSSEFQGNGFMLSWTKGGAHNVSGYGPFRDSSADLLHLKLTKIGNTNYKLSARRIVSSFQNPIDAEIIGNKIYVLEYGGSQGIWEITLPAKK from the coding sequence ATGTTGCTATCATTTACTACCTTTTTGTTAGTGAGTCATGCAGCAATTGCTAAAGCAAATAATGCTCCTCAAGCGTTACGTTCTGATGTTAAAGTACGCAACATTATGTATACTTTAGCAGCATCTCCTTCAGTGCGAATTGCTAAAGATCCTAGAAATAATCAGCTTTATTATTTAAAGCGAAATGGTGAAATATATCGAGTTAATTTAGCTACTTCCCAAAGCCAACTTGTTTATAGCCGTAAAGATCATCAATTAAGTGACACTCAAGGAATGGCAATTGGGCGAGATGGTGCTATCTATTTAGTAGGAAATACGAATTTAACTAACAGCTTGACAAAAGCAACAATTGTTAAAGGTGTAGTGTCTGGTACTGGCGATCGCGTATGGTCAATTTTAGCGGAAACAGCAGGATACCCTAAAAGCAATACAGCATACGACCATGGTTTTAATGGTATTGTTGTTGGTCCTGCAAACAAATATATCTACGTAAATAGTGGTTCTCGGACTGATCATGGAGAAATCCAATCTGCTAATGGACAATTTCCTAACACTCGTGAAGTAGGATTAACAACCTGCATCTTTCGCCTGCCTGCGAATGGTAAAAATATTTTCCTCCCGAATAATCGACAAATTTTAAAATCAAAAGGCTACGTTTTTGCCGAAGGTATCCGCAATACATTTGATATGGCTTTTGCTCCTAATGGAGATTTATTCGGTGCAGAAAATGGTCCAGATCGCGATATGCCAGAAGAATTAAACTGGCTACGTCAAGGTCATCATTATGGTTTTCCTTGGCGGATAGGAGGAGCAGATAATCCTCAACAATTTCCTAATTATAATCCTAGTAAAGATCGCTTGTTAAATCCTGTTTTTCATGCAGTTAAGCGAGGTTTTTATCATAACGATCCGACTTTTCCCAAAAAACCTAATAGAACTTTGACAGAACCCATTCCTAATTTTGGTCCTCATGCAGATAGTTTTCGCGACCCTCAAGATGGAAAAGTTAAAGATGCTAGCAATTTAGGAAGATCGCTGAGTACTTTCACAGCTCATCGTTCTCCTTTAGGATTAGTTTTTGATACTCAAAAGGCGCTGAGTTCTGAGTTTCAAGGCAACGGTTTTATGTTGAGTTGGACAAAAGGCGGTGCTCATAACGTTTCTGGTTATGGTCCTTTTAGAGACTCTAGTGCAGATTTACTTCATTTGAAGTTGACAAAAATAGGAAATACAAACTATAAACTAAGTGCTAGAAGAATTGTAAGCTCTTTTCAAAATCCAATTGATGCTGAAATTATCGGCAACAAAATTTATGTTTTAGAATACGGTGGAAGTCAAGGAATTTGGGAGATTACTTTACCAGCAAAAAAATGA